Genomic window (Rhodohalobacter sp. SW132):
TCAATTTTTGAAAGATCAGCATCTGCAAGATAATTCCCAATCGTGTACGGCACGATGAAATAACCGTCTGAAAGACCTTGCATGAGTGCACTGGCACCGAGACGGTTTGCCCCATGATCGCTGAAGTTCGCCTCTCCGGCTACAAAAAGGCCGGGAATATTGCTCATCAGGTTGTAATCCACCCAAAGGCCGCCCATGGTATAATGAACGGCTGGGAAAATTCTCATCGGGGTTTCATACGGATTGTCATCCGTGATATTCTGGTACATATCAAACAGGTTGCCATATTTTGCGGCGATAGCATCACGCCCTTCCCGTTTGATGGCATCGCGGAAGTCGAGATACACGGCAAGCCCGGAATCGCCGACTCCCAATCCCTCGTCTGTCACTAATTTAGCATTCCGTGATGCAACATCCCGTGGCACCAGATTTCCAAAACTTGGATATTTTTCTTCCAGGTAGTAGTATCGATCCTCTTCTGGAATCGCGTTCGGTTTGCGGGTATCCTTGGGATCGCGCGGCACCCAAACACGGCCGTCATTTCTCAAACTCTCACTCATCAGGGTCAGTTTGGACTGATAGTCCCCGCTCACCGGAATACACGTTGGGTGAATTTGTACAAAGCACGGATTCGCAAACGCAGCACCGCGTTTATGACAACGCCATGCGGCTGTTACGTTCGAGTTCTTTGCGTTCGTTGAGAGATAGAAAACATTTCCATATCCACCTGTACAGAGAACAACCGCATCCGCCTGAAACTTGTTAATAGAGCCATCCACTAGATCGCGTGTGATAATTCCCCGCGCCTTTCCGTCAGCCACTACCAGGTCAAGCATTTCATGGCGGGGGTAATTTTTGATCTTTCCGGCATGAACCTCTTTCATCATCGACTGGTATGCACCAAGCAGAAGCTGCTGACCGGTCTGCCCTCGGGCATAAAAGGTTCTGGACACCTGCGCACCACCGAAAGACCGGTTATCAAGCAATCCACCATATTCACGGGCAAAAGGAACACCTTGGGCAACCGCCTGGTCGATAATATGATTTGAATTTTGAGCCAGACGATACACATTTGCCTCACGGCTTCTGTAATCTCCGCCTTTAATGGTGTCGTAAAAAAGACGCCAGACACTGTCACCATCATTCGGGTAATTCTTTGCAGCATTGATACCGCCCTGTGCCGCGATACTATGGGCACGGCGCGCCGAATCCTGAATACAAAACGTTGATACCTGGTAGCCGAGTTCAGCAAGGCTTGATGCGGCAGATGCACCTGCAAGGCCGGTTCCCACAACGATAACTTTAAACTTTCGCTTGTTATTCGGAGATACAAGCTTGATATCTTTCAGGTGTTTGTTCCACTTTTCTTCGAGAGGACCTGAGGGTACGTTAGATTCTAATTTCATAATTGCTGAGTCTTTATCGATTAAAATGAGTTACCGGCACTGTATAAGTGCTGCTTCACAACCACCGCCAAAATAAATATAGAGCGGTATAAAGAGGAAACCGACCGCCAGGACGACAGCGAACACGGCTCCAACGGAATAGATGATTGCAGATGCTTTTTGACTGCGAACTGTAAGCGATGTGAAAGCACTCCAGATACCGTGCCCGAGATGTGTGCCAAGCAACAACATCACAAACGCATACCCAAAAGCGTAAAATGGGTTCTGAAAGGTTTCGATCACAAGCGATTTGATATCATGAGTCTGCTGTCCGTCAATCATAACGGTACCCGTATCGCCAAGAGCGAAAGTATTGATGTGAAAAAAGACAAATATGAGCAGAACTACTCCGGTAAACGCCATGCTGCGGGAGCTCAGACTTTGACGGCTGGGTCCGCCTTTACTGCTGTAAACCTCGTAGTTTTTCGGACGTGCCTTGCGTTTCTGCAGCCAGATGGAGATGCCAATCCAGGTGTGAATAGCAAAAACCACAACCAGACCAATTCGGGCAAACCAGAGCAGCGGCCCAAAATTGTGAAGTACCATGGAGTAACGGTTCATTGCGTCCGGTTCTCCAAATATTGCGAGGTTGCCTCCGAGGTGAAAAATGATGAAAAGAACAAGAAATAGCCCGGTTAATCCGGTCAGGATTTTTCGGCCTACCTGGGATTGGGCGGCTTGTAATAGTGACGGCATATGATGTCTTCAGATTTTAGTAAACGCAGCTTATCTTGGATCGAAAAAAGTAAACAGTCCACTACGTAGTTTGGTTCCGTTTTCAAGACTATAAATTCACCTTATTTATGTTAAAAGGCAAGGAAGAAGCGGTTCTAATCAGGCATTGTTGTATATCCAAAAATTGCATGTATAATTATGAAGCGAACTAACAAAATTTTATGAAGCAATACTCGATTACCAAAGCGTATCAAACCGATTTTAAAGTAAAAGGTTCAAAATTTATCGCCTTTCTATCTCCATGCAACCAAATATCATCTGCAGATCTGTATGTGGAATCGATCAGGGAGGAGCACCCCACGGCAACACATCACTGCTACGCATATCGTGTAAATCCGGCCGATTGCATCGAATATAATCAGGATGATGGAGAACCATCGGGTACGGCGGGTGCACCTATTTTAAATTCGCTCAAATTGGCTGAACTTGTGAATGTTATTTGCGTGGTTGTCCGATATTATGGCGGCACCAAACTTGGCAAAAGCGGTCTGATCGACGCCTACTCATCGGCTACAGATTTAGCCATTTCGAAAGCTCAATGCCATAGAATCACTCCAACGGAGCAGTTTGAGATTGTTTACAGCTACGATCAGCAATCGCTGATTGATAAACTAAAACACACGTTCACCCTGTTTGAAATCGATTCAGCATATGGAGAACATGTGAAACTGGTACTGGAATGTCCTGAAGCCGAATCAAAAGGTTTAGAAACACGACTTCAATCCATTTCTCACCTCTTAATCAGCGTTGAGCGAATCAAATCGTCATTCCATATTTTTGATTCACGATAATCGCGTTCAAATTATTTTATCTGCATCGTTGTTTTTACTTTACTATGAAAGTGTCACTGTTTTGATTCTTGTAGTCATCGGATGAGTTTTTTATGAAATATTAAGTAATATCGGATCAAATTATGATTTATGGGCAACTCATCCGATGACTTAATTAGGATCGATCATTCTTGACACTACACAAATCGGTAGTAAAATCATTTTACAGCACAACCACTGAATTTTATACCAACTCATGAAAATTTATACCAGAAAAGGAGATACCGGGGATACAGCGCTCTTCGGGGGTTCAAAAACCAAAAAAAACAATATTCGTATCCACGCCTACGGAACGGTTGATGAACTCAACTCAACCCTTGGAATGGTTCTCTCCTACTCTATTTCCAAAATTGGAAAAGAAATTTTAAACCAGGTACAGCATGATCTTTTTGTTGTAGGCGCAATGCTGGCGACGCCCAACCCCGAAAACTCAAAGATAAATGAAGTGGGAGAGCAGGAAGTAAAACAGATGGAAGAGTGGATTGATACTCTTGAAACAGATCTCGAACCACTGAAATCATTTATTCTTCCCGGCGGGAGCGGTGCCGGTTCTACCCTCCATTTGGCCCGCACAGTTTGCAGAAGGGCGGAGCGGGAATCGGTTGAACTCTCACAAAATGAAGCAATTCCGGAGAGTGTAATTATTTATCTGAACCGGCTTTCTGATCTTCTTTTTGTGCTCGCACGCTACGAAAACAAACACCAGGGTGTTGAAGAGACTCCATGGATTCCGGTCCGCGAAAAGAAGAAAAACAAAAAATCAGAAACGTAATTCACCTATGTCAAAATCTATCGATCTGAAACCTGACTGGAAACGCTGGTTCTGGGGATACTTTTTTGGTGTTCTTCTGATTCCGCTCTTTGGAATCGGGATTATCGTTCTTTGGAAAGTTCATCAGAAGAAGAAAAGTTATCGTTATACGGTAACGGATCGGCAAATAACGGCTATTGGTGAAGGTGTTTCTCAAACCGTAGACCTCATCAACATTAAAAACCTTGATGTTGAGCAAAACTGGGTAGATCAAAAGTTTGGTATCGGGGATATCGTACTGAACACCGGATCACGCACAATTACGCTGCTCGGACAGAACAACCCGGAAGCGATCAGCGATTCCATCTCAAAAGCAATTTATGCCGAAAAGAAACGGATTGAATCGTTAAACAAAGTTGAAGAGAAGAAAATTGAACCTCCCCCTCCCGGAACACTCGACAAACTGGATTACCTGACGGGATTGTGGCAGCAGGGATTATTGAGTGATGAGGATTTTAAAAAGGAGAAGAAAAATTTCGAGAAATAGGTTTAGTTTACACCTAAGAAAATGCACTTAAATTAATTAAGGTTTTTGCCATTCTCACAGCTCCCAGACTTTCTGACCCTCCCCCGTCCCCTCCCTATCGCGCCCTGACGGGACTTGATATGGAGGGGAGCTTCAATAAAAGCTTTGACACCTTAAAAAATAAATAATGCCAACGAATGAGAGTGTAAATTCTCACAGCCTTTCGAAGGAGGGCATCAATTTTTCCGACCCAGAGGATCGGGGAATTAAACCACTAATAGATTAAATCACAGAAGATTCTTTCAGCCAAAACTCACCGCTGCCCGCATCAAGTTCTGCAATCCCGCCAGCCGGAATTGTGAAATTATCCTCTTCATGACCAATATCTGCGTTCATCATAGCCGGTATATTCAGCGGTTTGATGTATTTTTCAATCACTTCAGCCAGTGAGAATGTAGGATTCGGCCCTGCTGAACAATCCGTGCATTTGCCGAAGATAAACCCGGAAATTTTATTGAGTGCACCCGCCTGTTTTAAATGAGCCAGCATCCGGTCAATTTTATACGTTCTTTCTCCGATATCTTCAACAAAGAGGATTGCATCCCTGAAATCGGGCTGGTAAGATGTACCTAAAGTGGTGGTCAGAATGGTTAAGTTCCCTCCGATCAGCCGACCCTGCGCACTCCCCGCCTGCAGGGTACGGACATCGCTTTTCGATTGATACCGGCTTTCCTCCCCTTTCATAATCACCGACTCAAAACTCTCTTTGGTCAGATCTGTCCAGTCGGAATTGCCATTTGGGCCGTGAAATGTGGTAAATCCGCAGTATGACATAAATGCATGATGGAGCGTCGTATTATCACTAAAGCCGCAGTAGACTTTTGGGTTCCGGGCGATGGCTTTAAAGTCAAGGTATGGTAAAATTCGGGAGCATCCCCACCCTCCCCTGACCGCCATAATTCCATCAATTTCGGGATCCACGAACATCTGGTTTAGGTTTTCAGCACGCTCACGGTCCGTTCCCGCAAGGTAACCATGGCGATTCCTAACGTTTGACCCGAATTTTGTTCGAAAACCAAAATCAGTCAGAACCTGTACCATTCGGGTGTAATCATCATCATTAAAGACAATTCCGGCGGGTGCAGTTAATCCAATCAAATCTCCCGGCTGCAGTCTTTTTGGCTTCCGAAGTACTCCGGTGCCCGTCAGTTTACTGCCAACCGCCCATGGAGCAACCGTGATACCACCCAGTGATTTTAAAAAATCTGTTCTTTTCATAACGATCTTACCGGTCAGAATAGAGTTTATGCTTTCGGATATAATCAAGCACCGCGTCCGGAATCTCACCTTCAAAAGAAACCGGATCATCAGCTGAACGGATATCGGTTGAGGAAATCTCAATCTCCTCATGATCTACAAAAACAGCGTTTTCAAGTATCTCAGAATCTTGTTGATGGCTTTCGAAACCGGGACGTGCCGCTACCAGCAGAATCACACGATCCAGTATTTCCCTGTACTTATGCCATTTGTGAAACGATGTAAGATTATCTTCACCAATACAGAGAAAATAGGTATTTGAGGGATACCTTGTTTGCAGATGTTCAATGGTCTGCAAACTGTAAGATGGCTGAGAAAGGTTGTTTTCTATACCGTTAACGATCACCCGGTCCATTCCGGAAAACGCAAGACGAAGCATTTTACTTCGGTGGTGGAATGATGTTTTGTTTGGAAGTTCTTTGTGCGGCGGTGAAGCGGTGGGTAAAAGATGGAGCTCATCGATCAAATTGCTGCTGAGGAATGAACCGGCCACTTTGATATGTCCATTATGAACCGGATCAAAAGCACCTCCAAACAGGCCGATTCTAAGCCCACGCTCCATCATTCATTCTGAGCTACAGATTCATCGGAGGATGATGGTGATGACTGACGTCCCGCAATCCGTTCAATTTCACGGGTGGCGCGATCATAAAGGCTTTCGGCACGACTTCGGTTTTCACCACGTGGAAACAGCTGCAGATACGTTTCATAACTTGCCACTGCCTCTTCGTAACGCTCTTTTTGCCGGGCCTGAACGCTGTTATCTGCATAAATTATGTAGGCTTCGATTTGATCTACCAGCGATCGTTCTGCCCATACTGTCTCGGGATAGGAATCAATTACAATGTCGTGATACACAATTGCGGCCTGGTACCGATTGGTTCTCATATAAAAATTTGCCGCTTCATACTGTTTTCTGGCCAGCTTCTCGCGCATTTCTTCAATGTACCCGGAAGCCTCCGCAACAAGTTCTGAATCAGGGTATCGCGAATTGAAGAGTCGGAATCGATCGATTGCCTGCCGTGTATAGGTTTGGTCGAGTTTATAACGGGGGCTCATCTGGTAGTAACTCAAAGCCTGTTTAAAATCTGCCTGCTCGCGCCGTTCAGAACGCGGGTAGAAGCTCGTATACCTTTGGTATTCGGATGCTGCTATCAGGTATTGCCGGTTATTATAATAACTTTCGGCGAGTAAAAACTGAGCTTCCTGCCCTACATCTGTGCCTCGCCCGATAGAAACCACGGTTTCAAAAGCGCGGGCAGCTGTTGACCAGTTTTCCTGGTCATATTGAGATTTCGCCTTTTCGAAAGCCACATCAAGAGTATCGCCCGGACGGATAAGATCCTGACTACGGCAGGAGACAAGTGCAAATGCTGCAACTAAAATAATAATTAATGTGCGCATAAATGATTTAATAATCCCGTTTCTTTAAAGTTGTAATCAATTTTATAAGATCTCGCTTATCTTCTGTTTCACCAAATCTTTCTACAGATTTGATTGCAGTACTATACATCTGTTCAATTGTCTGATTAGCAGAATCTATTACACCGTGTGTTTTGTAAAGTTCGATCACCTGCTGAACATCAGATGCTGCCATTGGTTTGTTTTTCAGACACTCCATTAACCATTTTTTCTGCTCTTTATTGCAGCGCTCCATGGCAAGTATCATTAAATATGTTTTTTTACACTCATAGATATCACCAGCTACGCGTTTTCCGAACTTATCGGGATCAGCGGTTACATCAAGCAGATCATCCTGTATCTGAAAGGCCTGGCCAAGATTGGAGCCAATCGTTTGAAGTAAATGCAGTTCATCACGAGAACACCCGGCAACTACCCCCCCCATTTGAAGTGATGCCTCAAGAAGTGCAGCCGTTTTACCACGGATCATTTCCATGTACTCATTTAAGGACACGCTTTCTCTCGTTTCAAATTCCATATCCAGTGCCTGTCCCTCACAAACTTTATGGATGCCTTCCAGAAACAGGTTCACAACTTTTCGGTAATCCACATCTTCATCAAGACGGTTTAGTAAAAGCATCGAGCGTGTATACATGCTGTCGCCTGCAAGAATAGCAACTGAAGGACTCCATTTTTTGTGAATTGCCTGCTCCCCTCTCCTGAAGTCGGCCTGGTCCATTATATCATCATGAATCAGCGTAAAATTATGAAGTAATTCAACGGCAAGTGCTGCCGGCATTGCTTTCGTTCTTTTCGTTCCGCAAAGACCGCACCCCATGAGTGTCAAAATCGGACGAAGGCGTTTCCCTCCGTTCTGTATCATATAAACTTGCGGCTGATAAAGAGATGCAGGTGATTCAGGAATATCCAGCTTTTGCAGAGCCTCTTCTACGCTATGGAGATAGTGTGATAAAAACTTCAAAAAAACTTCCAGATGTGGTTTAAAAATGCAGTCTCAACTTAGCCGTAATTATGACGCTAAGAAGAATTTCAAGTGGCAAATATACAAATTTGGTATTGGATCAACCTATTTTTTTATCAAATCCCTGTGGCTGCATTGAGCCGGTGCCCGCCGCCCCAGCAACAGGCAGATTTGCTTTAATTGCTCTTTCAGCCGGTTTAAAAATTTCTGGAGCTCATCTTCTCCGCCATTCACCAGGGCCCGGATCACAGGGCCGGCCATTGCAGTAAAATTCGCGCCAAGAGCAAACGACTTCATGATATCTGATGCCGTGCGCAGCCCGCCGGATGAAATCAGCTCAAAACGAAACTCTTCTCTCAATAGAGCCACCTCTTCCAGGCATTTTGTTGTGGGCATTCCCCAGTCGTTCAGGAAGTCCGTTTCAGTACGATCCGCTTTTCGCAGGTTTTCAACCTTTGCCCAGCTTGTTCCGCCGGATCCCGCAACATCAATCACCGAAACACCTGCAGCAAGCAGTCTCCTGGCCACTTCACCTGTAATTCCGGCTCCTGTTTCTTTGACAATAATTGGCAGATCGGCATCGATAACCAATTTTCGAATTCCCGATTCGATTCCCCTGAACGCGCGGTCTCCTTCAGGCTGAACAAGTTCCTGCAGCGGATTCAGATGCACGATAATAGCATCGGCCTGTATTGACTCGATGAGAACTTCAAGCTGATCGTCTGTCAACCCGCCGGCAATTTGTGCACCTCCAATATTGGCAGCAATAAAAGCGGTGGGAGCCTCATTCCGAACCACTGAAAAACTATTTATTTCTTCAGGATGATCGAGCAGTGCGCGCTGACTGCCCACACCAAACGGGAGATTATTTTTTTCGCAAAATCTTGCGATCTGCGCGTTAATTTGTCCGGCATCGGTGTAGCCGCCTGTCATAGAAGAGAGAAAAAGCGGAAATGAAAATGACCGGCCAAGAAGTGATGTTTCCGTTGAAATATCTTCGAGGTTTAACTCCGGCAATGCGTTGTGGCGAAACTGATACTGTTCAAAACCGGCGGACCCGGAATAGTTCACATCTTCGTTCACACATAAATCCACATGATCTTTTTTCCTTTCCTGAATGCTCATAACCTCAGTTCAATTCTTGAATTATGTTCCCCCTTAGAGAGGCTGTAAAAAAAAACACAATCAATTATATAAGCCATTTATTTTTGCCACGAAGGCATAAAGTCACGAAGATACACGAAGTTTAAAAGAATCAGACAAATCTACTTCGTGAATCTTCGAGTTCTCGTGGCTTCGTGGTGAATTTTATAATTCTCAATAAGTATTGATACATTATTTTCTCATATCCTTTAGAAAAGGGGGATTGCCCCAAAAGGAACCCTTCGGAAGGGGGATGTCCATCAGCTCTGTGAAAAAACCGATGAACACCCCTCTGAATATACAATCTCTATTCAAGAGCATAAAAGCTTGCTTAAGAAAATCGTTCACTAAATTGCCACGATTATTCATCCTAAGTGATCAAACCGAATCATTCTTTCTCTGAGCGAATATCATTCTCATCAATGACTTCTTTAAGCTCTTCAACATTTATTCCCAGCTTAACTTCCATCTCTTCAAGTGTAATATTCTTCGTCTCGGGCATGATTTTCCATACAAACAGCAACTGAAGCACCATCATGAACGAGAAGAATGCAAAAATCTGGGTGCCGGAGAATGCACTTAACACCGTTGGTGTGATCAGTGTGATAATTGCTGCGAACACCCAATGTGTTCCCGATCCGAGTGACATTCCGTAATCGCGCACTGCATTTGGAAATATTTCAGAGATAAACACCCAAATCACAGCGCCCTGCCCTATGGCGTGTGAGGCAATAAATGCACATACAAATATCACAACGACGGTACCCTCAGCCCCGGTAAAAAAGGCCCACGACACACCGGCAAGTGACGCGATGTATCCAAAAGATCCGATGTACATCAGAGATTTTCTGCCTGCCCTGTCGATCAAATACATCCCGAGCAGTGTAAACAGCAGGTTCACAACTCCAAGCGAAACCGAAGCTCCAAGTACATCTCCTGCTTCCACACCGGCCTGTTCAAAGATTCGCGGTGCATAATAGAGTACAAAATTGATACCGGACAGCTGGTTGAAAAATGCGAGCAAAAACGCGAGGGTAATCGGGAACCGAAATCTTTTCGAGAAGAAAACGGATGATCCCGCTGTTTTAGAAACCGATTTTTTGATCTGAAGAATCAGGCGGTCGATATCTTCCTTGGGATTCAGTTTTTCAAGAAGCGACTTAGCCTCCTTCACCCGGTTTCTTTTGAGTACAAGCCACCGCGGACTTTCCGGCACACCCATCACGAGCAGCAGGTAAATCGTGGCGGGAATTGCCTCCACACCCAGCATCCAGCGCCATGCCTGATCATCAAAAATAGTTCCAATGAGGTAATTTGAGATGTATGCGATCAATATTCCGAACACAATATTAAATTGATACAGAGCAACAAGCTTTCCCCTGTTGGCTGCAGGAGTGATTTCGGAAATATATACAGGTGCAGCTACGGATGAAGCTCCGACCCCCAGTCCGCCAATAAATCGTGAGATTGAGAAGATATATGGATCTGTTGCGAAAGCCGATCCAAGTGCGGAAACCAGGTATAAAACACCAATCCAAAATAGCGTTTTCCGCCGGCCGAAACGATCACAGGGAATGCCTCCAAACAGTGCACCGATCACCGTTCCCCACAGTGCCATCGACATGATAAATGTACCGTGAAACAGATCCGACATTTCCCATAAATTCTGAATCGGACGATCCGCGCCGGAAATTACAATTGTATCAAACCCAAACAGAAAGCCGGCAAGAGCAGCTACTGCACTGGAAAATAGTATTGTTTTATTGTTAAACATGTAAGTAGGTTAGGTTCCATTTTCAGAAATGCTCCAATCAAATCTACAAATGACTTTAGTATAGGAGGTTTTATTAATCGCACGCATAATGCAATCAACCCGCAATAAACTACGTGTAGTTAATCAATCATTTTGACTTTTAAAAGTGGAACCTTTCCCGTGCACTTACCCTGTTCCGCTGATGATCACTGAAGAATCATTCTCAGCATCAAAGTCAGGGTTGAAATGTTGATGCAGAACCCGGTTCAGCAAAAATTGGAGTGCTGATTTTGCCTGAAGTACTTCAACATACGTGTGGCTTTTTTTCTGATTTGATATGAAATAATCAATTTGCCAGGGCCTGATTTGCGATGAATGGTCAATTGAAAACTCGTTCAGAAATCTCCGAACCCATCTCAAAGCCGCGATTTCAGATTGATAGCTTGCCTGGGTTCTTCGATATTCCGTTCTGAAAGCGGAAAGTATGCGTGTTTTCCTCATAACTTTTTCTCCTTTTTATTCGTATGAGCCGAAAACCATCAACCCCTTACACTTTTTTTTAAAAAAATATGTCTCCGCTTTCGGTTGAAATCTCTTTGCTCCGCTGGCTACAACTTGTATATTCATCCAACTTTCACACATTCAAAACAGATCTCCCATGACTACTGCAATTATTATTCTTATTGTTGTTCTTATCATTTTGATCGCCTTCCCGGTTTCTATCTATAACCGGCTTGTTTCCCTGAGAAACCGATTTAAAAACGCATTTGCCCAGATTGATGTGCAGCTTAAGCGGCGATATGACCTTATCCCGAACCTGGTAAATGTAGCGAAGCAGTACATGAGTCATGAGCGGGAAACGCTGGAAGCCGTTATTCAGGCGCGAAATCAGGCCGTTAGTACCGAGAAACAGGTAGCGGATGAGCCGGGAGATCCCGATGCCATGCAAAAACTGATGGGAGCAGAGAAAAATCTCGGAGGTGCACTCGGCCGTCTTTTTGCACTCTCTGAAAACTATCCCGACCTGAAAGCCAACCAAAATATGATGCAGCTTACGGAAGAACTCTCTTCTACAGAGAATAAAATTGCGTTTGCCCGCCAATCTTTCAACGATGCCGTGATGAATTACAATACGGCAAGGGAAAAGTTTCCCGCGGTGATATTTGCCGGAATGTTTGGCTTCAAAGAGGCACGCCTTTTCGAAATTGAAGTAGAAGATGAGCGAAAAGCACCTGAAGTGAAGTTTTAACACTTTTGAACCTCGCATCTAAATGTATCGAGCAGAAACATCATAACGATCTGCTCGGGAATCAACCAATGATGAAATAAGCCGCATGGATTTTTTTGACGCACAGGATCGCGCCCGCCGAATGACCTGGAAATTGATCGGGCTTTATACCGCTGCAGTAATCTTAATTATCGTATCCATTTATTTCGTCACGCTGATCGTGTTTGGATATTCAGGCGCCCCGGGTGATTCCCGGCTCTGGCAGCCGGGACTTTTCCTTACCGTATCAATTGTTGTGTCAATTCTAATCATGAGTGGCACGTTTTTTCGAATCTCCCAGCTTCGTAAAGGTGGAAGCGCTGTAGCTGAAATGCTCGGCGGACGTAAAGTTGAACCCTCCACAAGAGATCCCAAAGAACGCCAGCTGATCAACATTGTTGAAGAGATGTCAATCGCCTCAGGTGTTCCCGTTCCCGATATTTATCTGCTCGATAATGAGGAGAATATCAACGCATTTGCTGCCGGTTTTGGAACGGATGATGCCGCAGTGGGTGTCACCCGCGGTGCACTCACGCAACTGACTCGTGATGAACTTCAGGGTGTAATCGCTCACGAATTCAGCCACATATTTAATGGCGACATGAGACTCAATATCCGCCTGATTGGAATCCTGAACGGCATCCTGCTTCTGCATATTATGGGAATGATTTTGATGCGAAGCTCACTCCTTTCCGGCGGGCGCGGGCGCTCATCCAGCGGACAGGGAGGCAGCGGTGGTCAGGCTGCAATTGCGATGATTGTTCTCGGCCTGGCGCTCATCATCATCGGCTATATTGGTATGTTGTTCGGACGAATGATCCAGGCAGCGGTCTCACGCCAGCGCGAATATCTTGCCGATGCAGCCGCAGTACAGTTCACCCGCAACCCGGATGGAATAGCAGGAGCTCTTGAAAAAATCGGCCGAACGAAAAAAGGCGGTAAAATTGAAGACGGCCACGCCATGGAGTTCAGCCATCTCTTTTTTGCAAACAGCTTTCACACTGCACTCGACAAACTTTTCGCAACTCATCCGCCGCTAAAAAAACGGATC
Coding sequences:
- a CDS encoding fumarate reductase/succinate dehydrogenase flavoprotein subunit, coding for MKLESNVPSGPLEEKWNKHLKDIKLVSPNNKRKFKVIVVGTGLAGASAASSLAELGYQVSTFCIQDSARRAHSIAAQGGINAAKNYPNDGDSVWRLFYDTIKGGDYRSREANVYRLAQNSNHIIDQAVAQGVPFAREYGGLLDNRSFGGAQVSRTFYARGQTGQQLLLGAYQSMMKEVHAGKIKNYPRHEMLDLVVADGKARGIITRDLVDGSINKFQADAVVLCTGGYGNVFYLSTNAKNSNVTAAWRCHKRGAAFANPCFVQIHPTCIPVSGDYQSKLTLMSESLRNDGRVWVPRDPKDTRKPNAIPEEDRYYYLEEKYPSFGNLVPRDVASRNAKLVTDEGLGVGDSGLAVYLDFRDAIKREGRDAIAAKYGNLFDMYQNITDDNPYETPMRIFPAVHYTMGGLWVDYNLMSNIPGLFVAGEANFSDHGANRLGASALMQGLSDGYFIVPYTIGNYLADADLSKIDTDHISFKEAAETSSKQLDRLLSINGDKTVIEFHRELGKIMWDKVGINRSKEGLEEAVKQIRTLRDEFNQNVRVPGESTYYNKYLEFALRVADYFELAELMALDALDRDESCGCHLREEYQSAEGEAIRNDEDFSYVSAWEYHGVNGKLETTLHKEDLNFEFVELKQRSYK
- a CDS encoding succinate dehydrogenase cytochrome b subunit — translated: MPSLLQAAQSQVGRKILTGLTGLFLVLFIIFHLGGNLAIFGEPDAMNRYSMVLHNFGPLLWFARIGLVVVFAIHTWIGISIWLQKRKARPKNYEVYSSKGGPSRQSLSSRSMAFTGVVLLIFVFFHINTFALGDTGTVMIDGQQTHDIKSLVIETFQNPFYAFGYAFVMLLLGTHLGHGIWSAFTSLTVRSQKASAIIYSVGAVFAVVLAVGFLFIPLYIYFGGGCEAALIQCR
- a CDS encoding YigZ family protein, which encodes MKQYSITKAYQTDFKVKGSKFIAFLSPCNQISSADLYVESIREEHPTATHHCYAYRVNPADCIEYNQDDGEPSGTAGAPILNSLKLAELVNVICVVVRYYGGTKLGKSGLIDAYSSATDLAISKAQCHRITPTEQFEIVYSYDQQSLIDKLKHTFTLFEIDSAYGEHVKLVLECPEAESKGLETRLQSISHLLISVERIKSSFHIFDSR
- a CDS encoding cob(I)yrinic acid a,c-diamide adenosyltransferase, which encodes MKIYTRKGDTGDTALFGGSKTKKNNIRIHAYGTVDELNSTLGMVLSYSISKIGKEILNQVQHDLFVVGAMLATPNPENSKINEVGEQEVKQMEEWIDTLETDLEPLKSFILPGGSGAGSTLHLARTVCRRAERESVELSQNEAIPESVIIYLNRLSDLLFVLARYENKHQGVEETPWIPVREKKKNKKSET
- a CDS encoding PH domain-containing protein, with amino-acid sequence MSKSIDLKPDWKRWFWGYFFGVLLIPLFGIGIIVLWKVHQKKKSYRYTVTDRQITAIGEGVSQTVDLINIKNLDVEQNWVDQKFGIGDIVLNTGSRTITLLGQNNPEAISDSISKAIYAEKKRIESLNKVEEKKIEPPPPGTLDKLDYLTGLWQQGLLSDEDFKKEKKNFEK
- a CDS encoding LD-carboxypeptidase yields the protein MKRTDFLKSLGGITVAPWAVGSKLTGTGVLRKPKRLQPGDLIGLTAPAGIVFNDDDYTRMVQVLTDFGFRTKFGSNVRNRHGYLAGTDRERAENLNQMFVDPEIDGIMAVRGGWGCSRILPYLDFKAIARNPKVYCGFSDNTTLHHAFMSYCGFTTFHGPNGNSDWTDLTKESFESVIMKGEESRYQSKSDVRTLQAGSAQGRLIGGNLTILTTTLGTSYQPDFRDAILFVEDIGERTYKIDRMLAHLKQAGALNKISGFIFGKCTDCSAGPNPTFSLAEVIEKYIKPLNIPAMMNADIGHEEDNFTIPAGGIAELDAGSGEFWLKESSVI
- the nadD gene encoding nicotinate (nicotinamide) nucleotide adenylyltransferase — its product is MMERGLRIGLFGGAFDPVHNGHIKVAGSFLSSNLIDELHLLPTASPPHKELPNKTSFHHRSKMLRLAFSGMDRVIVNGIENNLSQPSYSLQTIEHLQTRYPSNTYFLCIGEDNLTSFHKWHKYREILDRVILLVAARPGFESHQQDSEILENAVFVDHEEIEISSTDIRSADDPVSFEGEIPDAVLDYIRKHKLYSDR
- a CDS encoding outer membrane protein assembly factor BamD; amino-acid sequence: MRTLIIILVAAFALVSCRSQDLIRPGDTLDVAFEKAKSQYDQENWSTAARAFETVVSIGRGTDVGQEAQFLLAESYYNNRQYLIAASEYQRYTSFYPRSERREQADFKQALSYYQMSPRYKLDQTYTRQAIDRFRLFNSRYPDSELVAEASGYIEEMREKLARKQYEAANFYMRTNRYQAAIVYHDIVIDSYPETVWAERSLVDQIEAYIIYADNSVQARQKERYEEAVASYETYLQLFPRGENRSRAESLYDRATREIERIAGRQSSPSSSDESVAQNE